Below is a genomic region from Panthera tigris isolate Pti1 chromosome E1, P.tigris_Pti1_mat1.1, whole genome shotgun sequence.
cgtccggaTTCTTCCCCGTCGCCTCTCGCCGGCGGGGCCCCCGCGCTCCTCCTCCTCCGGGTCGCCCTCGGCCCCCCTCGCCCGCTCCGCGCGACGGAGCGGTTGGCGGGTCTCGCGCGCGCGACCCCCTCGGTCGGCCCCCCCGGGCCGGCCGGCGGGGAAAGCGTGTGCGTCCCGCCCCTTGGGGAAGCTGGGTCGGGGTGCTGCCTTGAGGGGTGGGGCAAGCGTTGGGGTCCTCGCAGAGAGGGGGGGCGCACCCCCCGGCGCGTCGGCGCGCTTTCGGGGCGGCTTGCGACCCGCCGGCCCTCCGCCTCGCCGGGGCCTTCGGGCCCCGGGCTGGGACGGGGAAGGAGGAGCCCGTCGGGTTGTGGCCGTGCCGTCGGCGCGCGGACGGCGTTGGGGGGGCGGCCGCGTGGCCCCCTTTCCCAGAGGGGGATGCGCGCGGCCGGGGGATGGCCGGCCCGTGCGCCCCGGTCCTGCCCTTCCCCGGCGACGCGGGCCGGGGAAGGGGGGGCCGGCTGGCTCGGGTCGGCTGTCCTTGCggccctcccccttttctttcttgcgGAGGACTGGGTCGACCAGCAGCCCCTCACGCTGGCGCGGGCGCCCGCTCGCGTCCAAGTCCGGTCGTTTTGAGGTCGACCAGTACGCCCGAGCATGGGGCCccggaggaggggaggaggggaggaggggaggaggggaggaggggaggaggggaggaggggaggaggggaggaggggaggagggaggaggaggggaggaggaggaggaggaggaggaggaggaggaggaggaggcggcggcggcggcggcggcggcggcggcggcggcggcggcggcgcgggacTCGAGGTCGACCAGCGCACCGCGGACTGGGAGACCCGGCGACTTGGCGACTCGGGATCCGAGGTCGACCAGCGAGCCGAGACTCGGGGCTGAGGATCCTGAGACGCGGACCGGGAAACCCGGCGACGCGGGATTCGAGGCCGACCGGCACGCCAGGGGCCGAGGACCCCGAGGCTCGGCGCTCGAGGCCGACCAGCACGCCGGGAACCCGCGGACCGGGCGACCCGAGACTTGGGGCTGAGGATCCTGAGACGCGGCGCTTGGCGCCCGGCGCCCGAGGTAGACCAGCACGCCGCGGACCGGCGACTCCGCGCTCGAGGTCGACCAGCACGCCGGGAGCCGGGGACACGCGGGCCTGAGACTGACCAGCacgccgggggccgggggccgagGACCCCCGAGGCGCGGCACTCGAGGTCGACCAGCACACCGCGGACCGGCGACTCCGCGCTCAAGGTCGACCAGCACACCGCGGACCGGGGGACCGGGAACCTGGGACTCGAGGTCGACCAGCACGCCGGGGGCCGGGGACcgcggccccgcggccccgggGCTCGGCGCTCCAGGTCGACCAGCACGCTGGGGACCCGCGGACTCGAGGTCGACCAGCACACCGGGGGACCGGGGGACCGGGGGACCGGGGGACCGGGGGACCGGGGACTCGGGGCCGACCAGTACGCCGGTGGCCGAGGACCCCGAGGCTCGAGGCTCGGCGCTCGAGGTCGAGGTCGACCAGCACACCGGGGACCGGGGCCCTGCGGACCGGCGACCCGGGACCCGGGGCTCGGCGCTCGAGGTCGACCAGCACGCCGGGGGCCGAGGACGCCGAGGCTTGGCGCTCGAGGTCGACCAGCACACCGCGGACCGGAAGACCGGGAACCTGGGACTCGAGGTCGACCGGCACGCCGGGGACCGGCGCTTGAGGTTGAATGGCACGCCGGGGACAGAGGACCCCGAGGCTCGGCGCTCGAGGTCGACCGGCACGCCGGGAGCCGGGGGACCCGGTGACCTGGGACTTGAGGTCGGCCGGCACGCTGGGAGCCGGGGACGCTGGGATCTGCGGATCTGAGACCCGAGGTCGACCGGCACACCGCGGACCGGCGACCCGGCGACTCGGGGCTCGAGATCGACCGGCACGCCGGGGGCCGGGGACACGATCACCTGAGCCCCGAGTCCCGACCCCTTAGCCCCGGGGCCGACCGGCACACCGGCGACCCGAACCCCGGTTGCCTGAGTGCCCGGGACTCGAGGAGACCCGAGTTCTACCAGCACGGCCAAGCCCCATGACCTGGGGATCCGTTGAGCTGGTCCCCGAGGTTGACCAGCACGCCGGACTTCGCCGCGGCCGTCTACCCCAAAGTTTAGGGAACCAGTGGATCGCTAGCGACTCTGGGCCCGGTGAGGTCGGCCACCCGAGTCCCCGGGTTCGATGACGAGCGTTGACCCGTTGacccgctgcccccccccccccccccccccccccccccggtgcgACCGCCCTGGCCCACGCCTGTCCTTTCTtcccgtgattttttttttttttttttccccctcccacctccactcctGTCGCCGCTTCCCTTGATCGGATCGGCCCCGCCTTCGTTTGCATTACTATCCTTGACACCCGTTTCTTTCGTTGTAGCACTGGTGGGGGCTGCGTGACGGCGAGACGACGACCATCCACAAACGGTGTCTGGTGGCAGGAAGGAGGGTCTCGGTTAGGCGTCCATTCGATCCACAAAGCCCTCTTGGTGCGCCCTCCGTTccatgtccccctccccccaccccagccgggAAACGCTACTGACCCAGGTGGCTGGGGACGAGGCTGTGCGCCGGCGAGGCAGGTGCTGCGTCCCGGCCGCTCTGCTGCGATCCGCCCGTAGTCGTCACACACGGACTCCCTCACTCCACCACCGTGGTGCCCGGACGCCCCCTGCCTGTTGGTCGcttttatactacccaaagaggTCGACGGGGTGGGCGGTGGGGCTTGAGGAAGCTGTCTGGGAGTACATGGATGGAAATAGGAACAGTTGTAGTTAGAAGgaatgggaaggggtggggtgtgtgcgcgggggcgggggtggggtgggtgtgtgggtgggtgggtgttttCACGCGCGcacgggaggggcggaggggcagagaatgggatCTCAAGATCATTTTGGAAATACCAACCTGTGTTATTCTCCAAGCACCTTCAACAGAAGTATTTGGTGTAAAAGACGACCACAGAGGGACAACTCAAAACACCACCCCTGCGGCTCAGGGGCCcccagacagacagggagggtcAGGACCGGTAGGACAGCAGAAGTGCTCCCCCACCCCGACTTAGATTTGAGGCTCTGCCAGACTCAGGCGGTGCTAGTCGCCCACTCTCTTGCCGTCGAGAAGGAATTCCTGTTCTCCTGTGGGGTCATGTAGTTCGGGGAACTTCCCAAGCCGCTCAGCTCACAAGAACACCTACGCCCAGTGTCATggactccctccctcacactcgccatCCCCCTCTGAAGcccagaagggaaagaaaaagaaaacatcgactgcctgcctgcctgcccgcccgcccgcccgcccgcccgcccgcatTGACTATTCTAGGTGTTGCCTCACCTATTAACACTGGAAACACAACTCGCATGCCAAAATTCCCATCCTTGTAAAAGCGaacagttcaggggcacctgggtgcctcactcGGTAAGGTGTCCGAGtctcgcctcaggtcatgatcttggggttcttgAATTTCAGCacccacctctggctctgtgctgacaccttggagcctgcttggtgatccattctctccctccctaccccctctctctcccactcactcaaCTGGAATGAATGCATACGTAATAAGTAAACAAATGTATAGGTGTGTGTACACTTCAGCGGGCTAGCTTAGGCTACTACTCACAAAGCTATGGGACCATCACTGTTCATTCCAAACGATTTCCATCAcctcaaagagaaagaaaccccACGCCCCCCtcttcctcaccccccccccaagtaccTTAGACACTGACTCTTGGTAGCCCTGCAATGTTTCCAAACATTGGTGctccccaacctccccccccccccccccgtcaaagAACTCCCCTAATTCAGGCACTTCCGGGTTATTCCAACACctggaacggggggggggggggggggaggaggggagactggTGTGTTGGgagagtgcgggggggggggggcggcacgGGACACAGAAGCACTGTGCCCCcccttccctttgcctctcttccaTCTGGGGTTTCCTGAGGTGTATCCTTTGACGCCATCACTCATctatgagaaatgagaaaaagaggacCGAACGTGGCTAGATCGTTTTCGATAGCCCGATACGCATACCCACACGCACGCCGAAAGAAACGAAAATTACAATCCGCTGGAAGGTCAGACAACGGCAGAGTGGTGCAATGAATGACGCTACACTCACACGATACAAGAGAATGCAGCTGTTACAGATTATGTTGGCAGAGAGGTTTTGGTAGCACGGGAATCCGCTTGTGGTGTTCCGATACTTCATGACAAGTGGTGGGAAACCTTCTACGTAGGGTGAGCTCTCTTGTATCCGAAGACACCAGATCATCATTTCAAAGGCTACGGGTGGTGAAATCGCTCTGGCTTGCAACTTCTTACCCCCTATGTTGTTCTCCATGATTGCATTTCAGCTTCCTCCCTTATCCGAGCCAACGACCCTGCCtggtttttatgtatgtatttctgtttttaaagagatAAGTACGACATTGGATCCTAAACGGAGGCAGAGCTTTGGCTACTGGTCTCAGAAACGATGATTGTCTTTATTTGTATGGATCCGCCTAACTTTTGCCTCTCACGCCTTTCCTCTCGCTGCAGAACATCTTAAGATGAAGGGAGCCCGCTCAGGTGGGACCACCGCTTGTGGAAAAAGTCATCGGGGCAAAATAGTGAAAGCAGCGTCGATAAAGAATAGGTTGCGGGTTAGACACATATTCCCGTTtgatccccaccccccatcgaTCAATCACTTACTCCCCTTTgataccatgttttgtttattcctgTATTTGTGGATGGGTTTTCAAAGATTTTACTGTAAGTAAGCGctacacccagcgtgggactcgaactcgcaACCCACGAGATACAGTGGCACGATCCACCACCTGAGCCCACCAGGTACCCTGATGCcacgttttctttctttgcctccctgccggcctccctccctccctccctccctccctccctccctgccggcctgccggcctgcctgcctgcctgcctgcctgcctccctcccggcctgcctgcctgccggcctgccggcctgcctccctccctccctccctccctccctccctccctccctcccggcctgcctgcctgcctccctgcctccctcccggcctgcctgcctccctccctccctccctccctccctccctccctgccggcctgcctccctgcctgcctcccggcctgcctccctcccggcctgcctgcctgcctgcctgcctgcctgcctgcctgcctgcctcccttccttcctccctgcctcccggcctgcctccctcccggccggccggcctgcctgcctgcctccctgccggccggccggcctgcctgcctccctgcctccctgcctgcctgcctgcctgcctgcctgcctgcctgcctgcctgcctcacctccctccctgcctctacGTCCAACTGAAACATGAAGTCTGTGAGGTGGGAGCTGTAGCCATCCGGTTCTTCCTATATCCTGATCACAGACCATAGAACGATCTTTGCCATAGATTCGTGTTTTCAATAAATCATCTGTTCGATGGCTATCGATAAAGGAAATTGTCAACTTTTAACGGCTGTGGaccctgctcctgggctcccagggaagctAGGCTTTAACATTTACCAAGCTCCAAATGACCCTGCCAAACCCCAGAgcgtgtgctctgtttctgtcctGAGCACACGTTGCATGTCCGCTtcatttaaataaacaacaacaacaaaaatggatcAAAGGGGTGACTTGGCTGGCTGGCTCGCTCAGCTAGGTCAGGGGAGCGGGTGACTCTTCATTGCCGGGCTGTGAGTTTGGGCCTTATGTTGGGTGAGAAGaggacataaaaacaaaaccaatccatcagtcagtcagtcagtcagtcagttgagaattAAAAAGGAGCCTTCCAAacatacagatgagaaaatggaagaaaacctCCCTGGATCCCCAAAGATTAAAGTCATACAGCTTTGCAcatactgaaaacagaaaataaaccctGTAAAAATTTTCTGCCGTGTCTTTCGTCATTATACCtcgtaacaacaacaacaacaacaacaacaacaactcctcctcctcctcctcctcctcctcctcctcctcctcctcctcctcctcctcctcctcctcctcctccttcatccaTTCTATTTAAGAATTCCCAACACTGACAACTCTTATAAAGACCATCCAAGCACGGGACACAGAACTGCATTAGACCACATTCTTATGGCTACCTGGCAGACATTAGAACTTCCGGCCTTCGTGGTGACACCCTGAGCTCACTGGTGAGCTCTGCTTCCGAGTACTCCCGTGAAGCACACCACAAGCTCAGTCCGTGTTCACGGGACCACACTTAACATTCGCATGTCATTTGCTATCGTTGCTCTCGGCACGCTCTTGCACCGAGGTCAAGGGACTGAGAGATGCATCTCACCAggttaaaaaaatctatccatCGTGTGCCACCGCCACGGAGTCTCTGCATgcactctctccttttctcactcACACTAGCCTTTCGTACTTCGGCACCACTGTCGGTCGAACACGAGGATCAGAAAACACAAGGTTCCAGAACTTCTAACAGCCTTCTGGTTACATAGCACACCCTTGCATTCATAGCATTGATACGACTCCGCGAAATAAAGAGTAGTGGATACAAACGGGACACCCACCGTCAAAGTCACAGCCTGTATGGTGTGAAGACGAATTCAAGAGTGAGAAAGCACGTAGACGGAAATATTCCTTCCTATGGCAGAATATTTACAGCACTGCTTTCAATGAAGTGCTTCTCCCGTAAACATTTGAAATGAGATGAACGGCACAGATTCAATGAAGGCTTCATACTGTACTTGTGCATAGGAAGGGAGACAAGTGTCACAAACTAAAAACGAAAGCAAAAAGACCAAACACTGTGACACCATGATCTCCAAAAAGGAGGTTTTCCCGGGGGTGGGGAAATAATGTGGTGGGGTTCCAAttcaaacaaggaaaaaagaatgtaCTTCTAATGAATGGTTTCCATAGTGAACACGCACAAAGAATTCACTTGACGAGTCCAGGGATACAATATTACAGGAGAAATCCTTTGATGTCCATtgtagcctgtgtgtgtgtgtgtgtgtgtgtgtgtgtgtgtgtgtgtgtgtgtgagagagagagagagagagagagagagagagagagagagagaacgagaaccaATCAGGCAAACAGCAGTTCGCTTTCAAACACCTGATATTTCAACACTTCATGTAACAAAACTTCTAAAATTCATTTAGCTTTGCctctctttctaaagaaaaatgtcaaaaatagtGGTGAATATACCCCACGCTGAACGTACTGATTCTGAAAACTCTCAGTATGGATGGGTTTTATAATACACTTAACcatgggtggggtgcctgggtggctccgtcagttaagtgtgtgactgcgactcaagtcatgatcttacggtttgtgggttcgagccctgcaccgggctctgtgcggacagcctggagcctgcttcggattctgtctccctctctctctgctccttccccttcccgctctgtctctctcggtctctcaaaaataaataaatgtttaaaaaaaaaagaaagaaagaaagaaaatgaaagagagagagagagagaagagaagaaaaaaagaaatacacttaccATGTGTTTAGAAAAATTTGAATTCCTACCAGTCTATACCTACCCCGCTGTATAAATTCCCCAGCTGGAAGATTTAGAATCCGTGCTTGAGCCAAAGCCTGCAGGAAAACCGCTGCCTGACTCTGCATTTGATGGGGGTCCCCAACCGATGGCCGCACCTGATTTAGAACCACTATCGGAGTTCTTTCCAGAACCAGGGACCTGAGGAGGTTCCTCAACACATGACACATAGaagtaccctacgacccagcactTTCACGACTAGGTACTTAGCCAAAGGATACAGGTCTGCTGTTTccaaggggcacacgcaccccagtGTGCATAGCAGCACTATCGGCGGTAGGCGAAGTATGGAAAGgggccaaatgtccatcgatggatgaatggatacagaagaggtGGTATCCATCTACAACGGAGCAGTGCTCGGCCACCAGAgggaatgaagtcttgccatttgcaagtacctggatggaactggagggtgtcaTGCAAAGTGACATTCGTCCCTCAGAGAAACACATGTATCACAGGACCTCACCCGTGTGAGGACCTTCACTTCCCAAACAGAGGAACTCTGGGAAGGGAAcccgggaagggaagggaagggaagaagggaagaagggaagaagggaagaagggaaggaaaaataacatacaaacagggagggggacaaaaacgtAAGAGGCTCTTCCCTAAGGGGAAGAAACAGAGGGCTCCTGGAGGGGGTTGTGCCAGGGCGGGGGCTGAAAGGGTGAGGGGTATGAAGGACTCTCCTCCTCAAACCACTGTTGCCCTATAGGCTAAGTACCTTGGGGGtacattgagaaaaataaattcaataataataTCAGAGAGGGCGAGGGTGAGGGCGAGGGCTACCTGATCATCTGCAAATGTAACAAAGGGAAAGTCCGGGAACCGTTTGGGAATGAAGCTGTCTACCGCTTCTCAGTCCTGGCAAAAGAACTGCTGCAGCTTATAGGCAGTCACGTCCCTCTGTAAGGCACCCGACAAACGCCTTCCTGCTTCTCAAAAGCTCATCTGGGCTTGGATGAGATTCAGGAAGTTTGCAGTCACACCATCGTTCCTTGATCGCATGACTTTCACCTGGGTTTCCTATTACGTAAAAGGAACACAGCCAAAACCCTTTGAAGGACTAGTGTGAATATCTTTCCTGTCCTGAACCAGAAGAACCTCTCCAAAGCTCCCAAAATATTCTTTCAGATCCTGTTCGGTTGTTTTCCACGGGAGACCCAACACTCTTAAATCTGACGTACCCTGGATGGCTCTCTTCACTTTCACTGCTGAAGAAGCAGGCACCTGTCTCGTCCCTTTTTCTGTGGCTATCTTTGGGATAAGTTGACGACTATCCGCTACCGGATTTCCCCAGCCAGCATCAGGGATGTGCAGAATGTCTTTGACCAGCCGGACACCTCTCATACGCCGAGACGCTGGATTCCGGTAGTGCAGTCCACGTGCTGCCGACAAACTGGGCTGTCACTGTGGACAGCAGCACTGTCCCGTCGTCTTCCGATGGCATTTCGATGGGCTCGTCATTCTCATCTTTGGTCACCCGAGTACATTCAGACACCTGCTCTTATTTCTCCGCTAGGCCGCTGCTAGGAAGCCTGACAGGGAACCCGAAGCAGCGAGGGATCCAGGAGCAGCCCAGCTACCGCTTCGCTCCCACGAAATGGCCGCCTTGTGACTCTTTACGGAAGAGGAAAAAACACCACCGTGACCGCCACCATTTAATAACCTTGCTCTAAGTGTGGAGAAAGCAACCACCCATCCCCAAAAGGAAACTTCGGCAGGCTACACGTATAGGACATATGGAGCCTATACTTGCAAGTGCTTACTTACGTGGGAACATGGAAAGGTCACCTGAGTCCCTGATGGCCCAGATGGGGTTCTTTGGAGGTGTCTGAATGAGTTTTCTTGTGTGCTCCCTTAGAGAAAGCTGGCCGTGAGACGACGCAGCCAGAAACTAGGAAGCCCTTTGGTTCCATCAGCGAAGCCCCGGCTTTTGGCGAGGAAGGGACGCTCACGGAGATATCCCGGGCCACATTTGGTTTGTGGGTTGCTGCAGCTTTTGGCTTCTTTGCACCAAATTGGCTGTGTTCTCATTGGAAATGGAAAACACCTGCACGATGGGATCCATCCACGGTAATGCTCTCGTGCGattggatttgtttttataaaagggGGAGATTGGACCATTGGGTCTTTCGCGTCCTCTCCACAAATAGGAGTGAAACAGAGGCTGATGTTGGTTTGCATCTTGTTTGTGGATCTATGGCCACAGGTGTTATCCGTGTGAGATGTTTTCTCTACCTCTGGATGCTATTGCTCACACCAATTTGTAACCGAGCTCCGTTACTGTGTTTCAAGGCAAGCTCTTGTGAACATTGGGCATTCTAACACTCAGGAGGATCAGAACAAACCCAAATGTGTTTCACATTCACGTGAACGGGGtatgggtgtggggtgtggggtgtgtgtgtgtgtgtgtgtgtgtgtgtgtgtgtgtgaaattctcTACATTCAGAGTTTTATGTTACTCCATAAGAAAGTTGCCTCACGGGAAGGGACACAATTGAtggcccagagagaggagaggtaaaAATTGAACACACCTGCCCTCCCCgctacacccacacccacacacccttTCCCAATAGTcagaagaatgaggaagaggaggaaggcagacagaTGCCAGTGATCCTAAacccgcccctcctcctccccgagCACAAGCGCCAAGATGGGTGCCCACCCCACGGCCTGCTCCTCCTTCACCTCTTCCACAGGGGGCTGAAAAGCAACCAGAGACAAAGCCACTTTTGCAGGAGGCAAagacaggagacagagatggaagaAGAAGTGGGAGGTGGACGCGGACGCGGAGTTGGAGGcgcaaaagaaaaagatgaaacaaacacaaaaaggtGAGTCCAAAACTTTAAAtctgcctggggcctggccgGCGGCTCCCTggccgcctccccctccctctgtttctgcatcAGTTGGTGTGGCTCCAGTGATCTCCTAGGCCATCCCCGGTGGTGGGGCCTCCCGTGTGAGCCTGATGGTGGGGAAACAGATCGTTTGACTTTTTAGTGGACACGGGTGGGACGTCTTGGGTACTAAGGGCCATGGAAGGGTGATTGCTTACTTAAAATGGACATAGTTTCGGAGCCGTCGATATCAAATACAATGCAGATAGTTAGGTTTTATtctttgtggtggtggttgtaaaATGGCTTGAATTTGGTGCTCTCTGCATGACAAGCCTTTGGGGTGGGCAGCTCCGGTCATGGCCTTGCTTCCGTCCCAATACTGACCCTGTAATTGTGGTCCTCAAAATATACATCTCTGTGACCTTTACAAACAACATAACACGTTTTCTCCCTCGTTTTACAACAGgtatcaaaaacaaaatcaaaaacacttTACAAACACTTACGCCCTTCCTTGTTCCACTCAGACACGCACTCTAGGGTTCAGGCCCGAGGCAGGGGCCTAATCAGCTTTCATGTGACTTCAATTTATGACTTCACTGGTACCCGTTGCAGTTTGTCAGCAAAAAGTACTTCAAACGATGGTCGATTTTGTCTCTCGCATACAGTGTTCGTGGGTGAATGTTGACAGGAGATAcgttaaatacacaaaaatgtttactcgtaaacctttaaattttttccttgtaccatttatttttgagagcgagagagagagagaatgagagaatgagagaatgagaatgaatgtcagcgagggaggggcagagacagagggagacacagaatccgaagcaggctccaggctctgagaggtcagcacagagccccacgcggagctcgaactcacgagctgtgagattgtgacctgagccgaagtcggacgcttaaccgactgagccgcccaggagtccctatttgtaaacttttaaaatggctTCCCAAATCTTTCGTGACCTGTAACTTCAAAGCTTTGCTAAGTTAAGTGGTAAATTAGGTTCAGTTCTTCAGACATCTGAGTCTTTTCCACAGAAGATAAAATACTAGATTGTGAATTACTAAACCTACggcgttttcttttctttgtttgtttttttgttttttgttttgctgtgtgtgtgtgtgtgtgtgtgtgtgtgtgtgtgtgtgtgtgtttggtcttTGGCTTTATTCAGAAAAACAGTAAAGATACTTGGGTCTGTTAGTAAACATGTTTCAtcgtttgttgttttttttttttccttgaagatttGTTTTCCagcctatttctttatttttaggagagagagagagagagagagagagagagacacacacacacacacacacacacacacacacacaca
It encodes:
- the LOC122233684 gene encoding collagen alpha-1(I) chain-like, giving the protein MGLGRAGRTRVSSSPGHSGNRGSGRRSQRPRLPACRPTSSPRSPGPPAPGVPVDLERRASGSSVPGVPFNLKRRSPACRSTSSPRFPVFRSAVCWSTSSAKPRRPRPPACWSTSSAEPRVPGRRSAGPRSPVCWSTSTSSAEPRASGSSATGVLVGPESPVPRSPGPPVPRSPGVLVDLESAGPQRAGRPGAPSPGAAGPRSPAPGVLVDLESQVPGPPVRGVLVDLERGVAGPRCAGRPRVPRLGGPRPPAPGVLVSLRPACPRLPACWSTSSAESPVRGVLVYLGRRAPSAASQDPQPQVSGRPVRGFPACWSASSAEPRGPRPLACRSASNPASPGFPVRVSGSSAPSLGSLVDLGSRVAKSPGLPVRGALVDLESRAAAAAAASPPPGPHARAYWSTSKRPDLDASGRPRQREGLLVDPVLRKKEKGEGRKDSRPEPAGPPFPGPRRRGRAGPGRTGRPSPGRAHPPLGKGATRPPPQRRPRADGTATTRRAPPSPSQPGARRPRRGGGPAGRKPPRKRADAPGGAPPLSARTPTLAPPLKAAPRPSFPKGRDAHAFPAGRPGGADRGGRARETRQPLRRAERARGAEGDPEEEERGGPAGERRRGRIRTDGRTEAGASRAHGRAPFSLPPLPSPSRQAPAAAGTRGGTTGRGRAGTGHDRTGQQCRSDKPLCRGLTFNRSQRGSCSATYETPTQKQVVYEWFSTRFPTNVRCVTGEGAAPFPAAPRFPGRGALRTGPRSRRAAGHATPRGARAAARRRGRRGDRLSEANRGSAALPYRSAWAGF